The Setaria viridis chromosome 9, Setaria_viridis_v4.0, whole genome shotgun sequence sequence AATTACAGATGAGAGCAGAGCAAACTACACTCTTACATACCGAATTGGAGCATCCAGGCGCGTACACATGATCGAAGGTGTATCTCCTCTCCTTGGTCCGGTTCTGTATGAGGTCCAGGTAATCCTTTGACAGATCGGGGTCGAGCACAACCACAGTCTGGGAGAGAAACGCACATAAACCATCACATTGCCACCACGAATTGCAAAACTACACGCGCATCAACAAAATCGGAGCCTGTACCTTATCATCAATGACCTGGATGATATGCCGCGAGCGCCGCTGCTCGGTGTCGGTCAATGGCCTGCACTTGACAGCCACCTGCGATTGCAATGCATGATTACAATCGCGCCCCACAATAAGTAGTATCAATTAAGCAGCGGAAATGGAATTTTCCAGGAACTAGAGCGTGAACATGAGAATGACGAACCTGTAGCGTGGCCGTCTGCTTGGACGCCGGAGCTCTGATGCTCGGCATTGTCCGGGAGGAACCTTCGCGTCAGCTGAGCGAACCAAAAGATGCGATTTATCTATCTACCAGAAAGGCGGCGACCAATACAATCTCAGGCAACGCTTCGGAATCACGACACGCCGAGGCGGCGGAAAGGCAAGGCGCATCCCCACCACCCCGCCACCAGCCGCGGCCGCTCGGGAAAGCCGGCCGCGAAAAGGAGGCGCTGCGCTTGGCCGGCCACCAAACTCGagtcccgccgcccgccgcaagGACAACAAAACACCAAACGCCTCGGGAAGCCACGGACGCCGGAGCGAAAATGCCGCCGCGACCCGACCGCGCCCGCCGCAATGCGATCTCGCGGCGCCGTCCTCACTCCGCCTGGCACCACGAACGGGTTGGAAACGCTCCCAATTCCGCGCTTCCCCGAACGAAACTGCCCTCCCACAAAACACGGTTACGCGAAGAGaaagggagaaaaagagaaCGGCAGCTCAGGTGTGGTTTGGTGGGTGGCACGACGGCGAGCGCTGGGGTACGGAGATACTGGTGGAGCGGGAGTAGATGAGACGAGAGGCAACAAGGGAAGCCGAGGAAGGAAGATATGGAGAGGAGTTGGGTTGGCGGAGAGGGGGGAGGACtgtgaggaggtggaggtgttTTAATGGGGGTCGAGTAATTAATTGGCGgcagctgtcgcggccgcgggggAGAAGGCGACACGGAACGGAAGAGGGGAGGGGTAGGGTAGGGGTGGGACCAGCACCCCCTCCCGGGCCCGCCAGCGCCAACGGCCATCTGCGTTGCGCCTCTCCTCTGCCAGGTCTCCACGTCTCGTCTCCGTCTCGCGCGTCTCTACTCGCTCTCATGTACGCAGTCACGTATACCGTGTCGCGCTAGATTTTCCTTGGATCCGATAAAAGCAACCAGTGCGTTAGCGTGCGGGTACCAGCATTACCGGCTGGTAGTAAAAGCGGCCGTAACGTAATTGAGAAGGCGAGAATTAAGGTCATTAGCCGTTAGTCTCATGTCACGTCCATCCATGTCTGCGTACACGCTTGAACATCTCGATGTTTAACTGCCCGCCAGTactgctgcaaaaaaaaaaggtacgtacgactacattgatttCGTGGATCCCATCTAGGAGGCTGTAATTAGCCGAACAAATTAGTACGTACGTTCCTGGACTATTCTTGGGCATGGGTTGAAAGGTGGAATTAAGCGGCAGTATATATCGGCTCGTGGCAGAGGGCGGAACTGTGAACAAAGCTTGAGCCATCTAAAAATGACAGAATGCCAAGGATTTAAAATAACAAAGCGAGTAAAAGCTAGTAGTGTCTCCGAATGTTTCCCGACTGGAGCCATTTTGGATGGAGAGCAGCCAGTCTGTCCATGTAACGTAGTTTTATTTTCGAAACGAGAAATATTGCATGCATTATTAGTGGCTTCAAAAGTGTTGCACCTAACACGAACGaacatgacttttttttttctggcgcGCAGATGATGGAATGGAACTGTGCAGTGCACGTGCATTCCCCTGTTATGGGCCACTCGAGCAGAtgcccagcgcgcgcgccctctgAACTTGAACTCAAATCTTCTGAAAAAAAACACACCCGTGAAGAAACTTAAGCTCCCAACTACAAAACTGGACCCGTAGTCAATCATGGATTTTTATCATGTCTGTGGTTCAGAATTTCAGAGGTTGAAGGCGTCAATGGAGCTGGAGGCCACCACGAAATTCAAAAGTCAAACGTGCTTGGAGCCAACAACGAGGCGAGCACGTCCGCGCGAATTCAAACTCGATCGAGAACTTCGAAATGGCTCCACGCAAATTTAAAAGTCCTGGTCCAAGTTCCATCCGTAGTTACACCTGCGTTcccgaaaaaaaaacacacacaaaaacaATGGTCCTGATGCGTAACCACTACGACACTTCGCGTCAAGATTCGTGCACCTTTGGTTTGGTGAGTGATAGTACTAACAGTACTACCACGATGCATGCGACAAGGGAGTTGGCTCGTGTGCACGTACGGATGGATCCCGGAGGGGGGACGTCGTGGCCCGGCTCGCGCATGCAATAATTACCGGGGGGAGACCACCGGAGCGGCAAAGGCAACGGTGGTTGACACGGACGGACGCGCGCCGCTTCTCTCGGCAGGCAGGCACGGTCCCTCCCGTTACTCTAATCGGCTAATCGCCACACATCAATCATCCCCAGCCGGCCCAAAAACAATCGAGCGCGAGCGGGGCCGGGCGCTGCGTGTCGCGGAGCTTTCGTTCGGCTCGCCACGGCCACACCCGGGCGGGGCGCGTCTCGTCTAATCTAATCACGGCCGAATCATGGCGCCGGTGGAGTGGAACGAATGGAATCTAGCGCCCAGTGTCCTTTTGCCTGCCTTTTGCCTACCCCTGCAAGCTCTGCTCTGCTAGTAGTATATTTTactgccgccgcggcggtgtaCGGACGCTTCCATCCTTGTCGGCGCTGCGCTGATGTGCTCGCATTtgctccggcaccggcgccgaCCGGGTCAGAGTCTCAGACCTCAGACCGCTGCCGGCCGTGAGGCGCGTTACTCCGGTCACGGGAGCAACCGAACAAGAGGCGAGCTACCAGGCCCTGGACGCTGGTAGGCTGGTGGTAGCGAGCGCCGAACCGGTGAGGCGGAGAGATCAGAGCACGCGACACATGCGCGCGTGGGATTGTGGGAGCAAGCGCGCGACAGGATCTCCGCGGCCGCGTAAACAAATGCGGTGCGGCAACTTGACCAGCTGAGGCGAGCCGATGCTTCGTGCCTGTGCTTGCAGAGGCCACCGTCTCTAGCAGATCAGGCCCCGATCGCACCGGATCGCGCGAGGAGGTACGTTCCGTGAGTTGGACACGGGCCACTAGCGTCGCACAGTGCCTCGCTTGGGATTTCCCCTCTGTTTCTTGAGGTTTTATTATGGCGGCCGTACGCCGACGGCGATCTCACTCGGATTTGGCGCCCGGGGGTACGCGACACCCACCGGCACGAGAATGattccgccgcctccgcgtcaCGTACGTGACGAGGACCGTGGGATCGGGCAGTAGGGCCGCCGTGCACGATTGACCCCGGCCCGGATTTCAGTGTGGCCCTCCCCCACCCCAGGCTGCGAATGTCGCCTGCATCTCCCACCACGACGGGTTGGCACCAACACGGCTGGCTGTACGCGCGCGCGCAACCTGCCCTGCCCCGTCCCCTAGTCCGAGCCGGGGTGCGGCTTGCGCTTTTCTCCGTCACAAGCAACCGCCGAGGCGTTTCCAAACGCGCCCTGAGCTGCTTGCGGTTACTGAAGCGAAAGCGTGCCATTCAAGCGAGCACGGACGGAGGTACTGCGATCGTGTCTGTTAGACTGAAAACAGAGATATTTGAACGGAAATCCTGTTTAAATTGAAGGAAACAGGCAAAGCAAATCGGAAAAAAAATACAGCTTAAGACGAACTGCCTGTGTTGCGTCAATTGATGATCCACATAACCTCCGGACCAAGAACCCATGCACAGATAGACCTAAGAACTCCTAGAGATACACCACCACAGGCAGATCCTTCCAATCCAGTCTGTATGTTCAGATAGACCTAAGAGAGCTAACACCACTCACAGATCCTTCCAATCCGTTCAGATAAACCTAACCCCTGAAAAATAACTTGAGCGGAAGTTCCTCTAAAGATCCTTCCAATCCAGGACTAAATTACAACCAATTACAGATAATGGTAATTGGTACTACATGAACTAACCATGTACAGATAAACTTGTGGTGCATGAACACCCTACATTGCTTTACCAGTTAGGCAAAGCATAAAACAAGTGGGTAATTGGCTCATCAAATTACAAAAGCATTGCCACTTCACAACCGTTTCCACAAACTAAGCCAGGACCAAATATTTGCTTGTCAGCCACCATTTCTAGAAGTAATTCCACACCATCTTAACTTCACTTATACAGTGGAGTGGCTCTTGCAAACATCTAGAATAAATGGTAATATACTGCCACACCTAAGGTAAGACTAAAACCTACGGTCATAAGCCCATCTGTTACTTGACGAAATTCCTTTGTTATGTCCACGCTTCCAACATCTTTATGGTcactgcaaaaagaaaagaaaagaaaaggggtgaGCATAACTTAGTTAGTCCAGTAATACTAAATAAAGAGTATCTAATTTTGTGTCAGATCATACGGTTTATATTTCTTGAATATACCTTTCATGGATGGCTTATGCCCAACATCACATTTTCCCTCAAGTGCATCCAGCCTCCTCTCCACCTTTCCCAGTGCTTCATTCAGCTCTGCTACATTCTGATGATTGGAGGGTGTTCCGTAATGACGAAGGCCCTGCATATAGATCTTCTATTAGAAGAACATAAACTTTTCTAGTCCTGGATCACACATAAATATAACCAGCCATCTTATACAGGTAGAGGAAAGAAGGGTTTCAACTTGAAGGTAGGGTGATAATTATCTTGGAGCAGGAACAAAAGGTTGCTACAGTAAAGTAAGGTTCAGTTTTGATGTTACATTATCTGGATGCAATGTTTAAATACTGCAACATATGAATACCATGGTACAGTACAGCATCATGGAGAACTAGAACGTGTTTGGAAATACATATGAAAGGGTTTTCGATCCAATGGACTGGAGTTTGCACTGCATGTACCACACAAGAACACAAAGTAGGTAAGTAAACAGACCTGAATTGCCGGGATTGTTCCAGCGCAGCTTCCAGCATCAGCCATCAGCGTAGGGTAAGCCGTTGAAGGAGTCAAGATCGGTCTGCCGTGGGCGCGCACTGATCGAGCGGCAACAGAGGCCCCAGCGCGCGCATGGAGGATGCGAGATGCCATGCCACTATTTTGATTGTTTGGGAGCAGAGGCGGGCGGACGGGGAAAGGTTGGGAGCGCGAGTAGAttcggagggagggagggagaccaCGCCCGGCGGCGAGGAAGCGCGCAAGGGctgagggggaaggggaggaccGGAGTTTGGACCGGGTTGCAGTGGGCTACTCGATCTCTCGCCAATCGCCGTCTCTCTCGTTCTATGTGCGTTTGGGACGGGTTGGGCTCAGGTGGAAACTACAAGTATAATACTTCTTTTCtaataaataatataaatatCTAGGAATGTTACTACTACTCTTATACTCGTACTGCTAGCTACGTGTAAATATTATCAAGCCGCAAGGTTGTAAATCAAGCCGCACCGATAGCTACGTGTCAGATGAACGTTTCCTCcaattttttccaaaaaaatatctaagtattttttgaaaaataatctTAATATTATTTGAAAAAGAATCTTAATATTATTTTTAGAAAGCCAATTTTTTCGTACTGCTTCTCATACGGCTGTATGCCGATATTCACCGGCTCAGATGACCCTCCTAATAGTGAGAGAGCGAATTGAGTTGATCCCACGTAAAAGTATTTCCAACAATCTTTCTTTCCCCAATCCAAATATCATATTAGGagagttgataagaaaatagtgctccagCAATCTCCCTTTAACTTTCattttttccaataattattgtacaacccaataattcaccccaactctcactaaataaaggaggagttgtgactttcccaataaggtagttGGATTgtgatgagattattgggaaaCTGCAAAAGTAACTCTTCCAATGACGGTGAAAGTGATATTGAAATATccctattaactagttattggaAAACATTTGAGAGATATTGATAGAGAGGGAGATGACGAGGCCCAACAAGttaattaggctaatcccagggggatttcatagaggtttcatgcacattaaatacagtgacacatcagcatatgtgatgacatggcatgatagttatgaagtgagagagggaaggagtttcatcaggatgaaactgtgtatacactgtttccaagactatgaaacttgcattgggggctatagagtttcatttcatctaaccatatccaatcgcATGCCTTACAATTAAATATCATggtcatcctatgaaatcgtgaaatgaaactatgcactgagactctctgtttcattcatgagaatacacctcatgagatgatgtggcatccttggaaacagtgcgATGAAACTTtacactgggactagccttaaCAAACTTTGGTGGACTgtcattaaaaaaaaacttcggTGGACTGTACACGATTGGGCCTccgtaaagaaaaagaaacttcGTATTGGGATTAGGACCAAAACGAGAGAAGGCACGTAAAATATAGTAAGCTCTTAAGAAAAAATGTACTCAGcctctcaaaaaaaaacctGTGCTCTAGCCTCTAGATACTAGATAGAGCATATTACTCCTCATTAAACTTGAGCAGCGGCAGGTTTCACCTTTTACGCGATGGCTACACCTTATCGTATATTATAACAAAGTTGTGTGTGTATGTAATCACCGGTAGAAAAACGAGTGAGCACTCACTAACTCGGCAGGTTTCACCTTTTATGCGATGGCTACACCTTACAATATCTTATAACAAACTGTGTGTGAATATAGTCACTGTAGAGAAACGAGCATTATTTCCGGTTGGGAAACCTCATGTATCTCGGTttttccaatcgggactaatcaTTCAAAACTAAAGGTCtcggtctttagtcccgattggtattactaATCGGGATTAAAGAGTTTTGCgccaaaaaatattagaaattcctaAGAACCCTCCgcacgcgcacgtcgcaaggcacacaagtcacacgatttttcatgCGATTCTCTAAAGGCAGTTGCCCAAGCAGTAGGATTCTTGGGTGATGAAGCAACCCATATCTTGAAAGATGACCTCAAGTTTCATAACATGATGGGGCTGGATCTGGATAGCTTGAAAAGGCGTGACATTGTGGAAATTATATATAATAGAACAGAAGTGGTAGATGGCACAATTGTGACACATATAAGCAATGAGCAAAGGATTGTGGTCACAGTTAAGAGGATTGAGGAAATATTAGGCCTTCCACGCGGAATTGAGGGAGAGGAAGTGATTTTGCCAAAATCTGCACACAAACAAGTTCTTGATTTGTTCTTGCAGTATCCCGATACCCTCAATAAGGACGTCCCTTCGAAGCCCAATTTTAAAAATTCGCTAATTGGTGCCAAGAATTTGATCAATTTGATGAAGAAGGTTCCTGACTCAAAAGACAAAGTTAGGTGCTTTTTGATGGTCCTACTGAACCGGGTGTTGATTCCGGCAAGTGGCTTTCATCTGAATGAAAGGCAGGCTGCATTAGCTTGGGACCTTGAATGTGTAGCCAAGACTGATTGGTGCAAGGTGGTATTCGATGACTTGTCAGATTGCATAGTGAACAAGCATAGTGACACCAATTTTTTTGGTTGTTCACTTGTTCTACTGGTAAGCAGCTTCAACTCCTCCTTTGTGTAGAGTAAATATGGAACTTACAGTTTTTCTCTGTCCTTTGTGTAGAGTAAATATGGAATTTACAGTTTTTCTCTGTGACAGATTGCTGTCTTCGAGGCCGTAGTGCCATCTCACTGTCCAAAGACAAAACCATCTATCATTGGTTACAACAAGAAAACGTTGAAAACACTTCTTGATCTAATTAAAGGAATGGTGAAAGAATGTGGCACTGATGAAGAGGATAAAATGGGGCAAAATGGGTCTTTCCCAGACTATGAAGAGGATATTCACATAATTATGAAGAATATGGCTGATCATCTTAATGATGTGAAACATATGTTGCCAGAAGAACAACAGGAATCAATTGAATCCACCCTGGAAGCTTTTGATGCACTCACAATGAGGTAAACATGAATCGGTATTGCTGCAATAGTTTTCAAATCAATTCCATTTTTCCTAACCCAATGTTTCATCTTTTCAGAATTTGGCCGCTGGATCTTTGGGATCCATTTTACAAAGCCAATGTTTTAGAAGTGGACAATGACAGCGATGGTAGCCATATCATGGTACAGATAGGTGACCATATGGTTACCAAAACTACATTTAGAGAAAGCTTGAAGCCAGATGGCTGGATGAGCTCATTTGTGATGGATGCGCAATGTGAAATCTGGCGCTCACAATGGCCGGACAAGATCATTCTTACTAATTACGCTTCCGTAAGTTCCAACTTCTCTTATCATACTTGTAACTTTTACATAATACATATTCACCATCTCATGAATTTTATAGAAAGAATTGCTGGATCAAAACGGTACAAAATCCCTGGACAAGGAGCTTAATGAAGAAAATGTAAACAACGCTAAACAGGTTTTGCTcttttctattatatttttatttgatttagTTGATTCTGTCAATGGAGGTCCCTGAAACCCTGAATTTgacaagttttttttccctagatATTTGTGCCCGTAAATGCAGAAAGAGTGCACTGGATATTGGTTGTAATGGACTTTGATAAACACAAAGTGCAAATCCTAGACTCCTTTGCTTCAGAGACTTATCTTGTCCCTGCTTATAAAGTGGTATGTTATTCCTTCATTCCTGAGCTTCATGTTTACTCCTTTTTAGGGAAATAGCAAAGATGAAAGCTTGCTagttatataatatatattacagttttaattatttatttactTGTTACTGCCGTGTAATGGCATCAATGCATTTATGCAGGCATCACAGCTCTTCATCTTGGTCTGGTGCCAACTCAGGCTGGAAAATAAAGTAAGAGACTGGAAATTAACTTGTGCAACTAGGTATCTGATAAACGGAAGTTCATACAGAAAACTACTGAGttcaataagaaaaaaaaacaatagtgGCATGGAGAAGCATCTTCCCCTAGTGGCATTGTTCTTACATCAAACACATACATGAATAATGTTCTTGCTCAGGGGCTACTATAAGTGATATGCATAGGTGGCTCAATAAGTGATTGTCCACCACTTATTTTTTCATCTTCTTTGTCATCTGCTCGAGCGCCTTAAGCTTCTTGCTGGGGGAGTTTACACGCTGACTGAAGAGCAGATAGAGAAGAGATTTCCTGTAGCTTTCTGACCAGGTCtgtaaataaaataataaagaCATTATGAAAAATAATCCATTGATCAGTAGCAATAATCCATTGATCAGCAGGTTAAAAAAAAGGTGATACACTAACCTCTATGTCTTCCAGACTGAACTGTTTTCCATTGTACTTCTCCATAAAATACATGGCTAATAAGCCAGTATCACTTGAAGAGATTTTCTTCTCCAAAGGAACCACTGCAGGTGACCAGTCCATAAAGCCAAACATTTTTCTACCATGGAAGTCTACTTCCTTCAAGAGTGGTTTACACAATTCAGTAGCAGCCATCGGTTCCTCATTTGAGCTGCAGATCAGGTAGTCTATCCTTTTACAGACACCATTAATGCAATAGACTAACCAGTTGCTACCTTTTTTGACAGGGAGGAATACCTGCAAATGGCATTTTTGCAGCAAGATAAAATACCACATGGAAATTTGAATTAATCTGCAAATGTCACAAAAAGTGATACAAAAGCACATGGGGATTCAAACTCTAAGGTTACGAGTCAGTAATTTTACCATTTTACAATCCTGTGGAATGCTGGGCACCACCATTTGGGTCTTCACTGCATCCTTGAAGGCCTCGCTGCCAGTGTCGTCCAAGGTGGACTGCACTCATGGTAAAACAACTACATGAGTGCAAAGCAGAGCAAAATCATTATGCTACAGAGTAGAAAACTTACCATGTCCATAGGACCAACAATTATCTTGTATCTATTAGGATTTTTGGCTTCGAAACCCCTGATGATTTTAATTGTTTCTCTGAGCATCTCGATGGTGGCCGAGCCATCTCTCAAGAAGGTAACACCTTCCTTTATTGTCATCTTCAGTGAGGGAAATGAGATCAGATTGCTGCTGTCATTTTTTCCAATTTAGAAATGATATTAGTTACTATAGAAAGTACAGGTTGACATGCTTacataaagaaacaaaataagtcTTCAAAGCATACCTTTCACTGTTAGGGTCAGCTTTTAAGAGAAGATTGCATAACTCCTGTGCAGCAGCTCCAGTGTCTGGGCGTTGTGACACAACTGGTGTTCCAACAGCCTTCTCagtccttcttctttttcttttagtgTGCGCTGCAGCGCCCTCTTCCTTCTCATTAGGCACCAATCTATTGCTCGAAGTGCCCTCTTCCTCAGCAGACTGCTTCTTAGCGCCCAAAGGGTCAGATTCTGTTGCACTTAAGCTTCCTGACACAGATGGGGAGGTTGTTGATCTTCCTGGTGGGGGTCTTGCTGAATACACATGTAGGGGTGAATCATCAAGGTTCAAGGTTGATGTGGAAGGATGGTCATTGGATTCGTGCTTGAGCTCATAAGCAAGCTGCTTACGGTAACATAAAATTTGCTCCTGCATTTAAAGGCACAAGTATATTTtgtaaaatgaaaacaaatcacACTGTTACTTAACAAGCATGTTACTAACCGTATCAATTTTATACATGTCACTGCGCCCATAGCGCTGAATGTATAAGAGGACATGAAACCCACAGTCATTTCTACAACAACAATGCAAGGCATGAGTAAACATGCAGCAAAGAACTCAATGTCTAAGTTATCTTTAAGGAAGGAAAAATTACATGTTTTTCTGTTTTTCCAACTTCAAGTCCCTCTCCTTAGGATAGCCAGTATGCAGGTTGAATTTGGTCATTAAATACAACTCCAGCTGTGATGCCTGCATAAATGCATTGATGCCATTACACGGCAGTAACAAGTAAATAAATAGTTAAAACTgtaatatatatattatataactAGCAAGCTTTCATCTTTGCTATTTCCCTAAAAAGGAGTAAACATGAAGCTCAGGAATGAAGGAATAACATACCACTTTATAAGCAGGGACAAGATAAGTCTCTGAAGCAAAGGAGTCTAGGATTTGCACTTTGTGTTTATCAAAGTCCATTACAACCAATATCCAGTGCACTCTTTCTGCATTTACGGGCACAAATATCTAGGAAAAAAAACTTGTCAAATTCAGGGTTTCAGGGACCTCCATTGACAGAATCAActaaatcaaataaaaatataatagaaaagAGCAAAACCTGTTTAGCGTTGTTTACATTTTCTTCATTAAGCTCCTTGTCCAGGGATTTTGTACCGTTTTGATCCAGCAATTCTTTCTATAAAATTCATGAGATGGTGAATATGTATTATGTAAAAGTTACAAGTATGATAAGAGAAGTTGGAACTTACGGAAGCGTAATTAGTAAGAATGATCTTGTCCGGCCATTGTGAGCGCCAGATTTCACATTGCGCATCCATCACAAATGAGCTCATCCAGCCATCTGGCTTCAAGCTTTCTCTAAATGTAGTTTTGGTAACCATATGGTCACCTATCTGTACCATGATATGGCTACCATCGTTGATTGTGAACAAAATCAATCGGTGCAACAAATATTTTGTGTAAGGGAAAGAAGATTACATGGTTTGGTTCCTTCCTAAGGGCATTAGGATTGAAGCGCTGAATGCTGATCATGTTCAAAGTTGACTAGTTGAGTGCTTGGCATATATGCGGCACCTTTATGGTTCTGATTCTGATTACGACGACGCTGATGAGCTGGAAGGAACAGCGACGGCTTATGCTTCTAAGCATATCAGAAGGAAGACATTCACAAGGAGACCACCCAAGGCCTCAACATTCAGGAGCAATGATGGTAGCAGCGATGACGGCCCGGGTCAGGAGAAGGAAAACCATGAAGTTGTGGAGAACGACGTTGAGGATGTTGGGTGGGAGAAGATGGAGGACATCAAGATGGACTCAACTGGATGCCCACCCCGATGATGGATCTTTGCTCAAATGGTTTGATCTGGAGCAGCGGGAATTCAGCTATCTTTTAATGTAGTTTCGCTTTAAAACTAACAAAACATCAGTACTGGATTCCTGTTTCCAACCCCAATACGGTCAACcccggccctcgccgccgcaacCATGGATGCGCTCCCCGGCCGCCAAACTAAGATAATGTTGAGATAACATCTCTCCTAAACGCTGTTATCTCAACATTATCTTAGTttggcggccggcgagcgcatccatggctgcggcggcgagggccgggGCTGACCGTATTGGGGTTGGAAACAGGAATCCAGTACTGATGTTTTGTTAGTTTTAAAGCGAAACTACATTAAAAGATAGCTGAATTCCCGCTGCTCCAGATCAAACCATTTGAGCAAAGATCCATCATCGGGGTGGGCATCCAGTTGAGTCCATCTTGATGTCCTCCATCTTCTCCCACCCAACATCCTCAACGTCGTTCTCCACAACTTCATGGTTTTCCTTCTCCTGACCCGGGCCGTCATCGCTGCTACCATCATTGCTCCTGAATGTTGAGGCCTTGGGTGGTCTCCTTGTGAATGTtggaacccatgacctcaagcctcgcgcatagtttccttaccatctcacctacacagaaCATCTGAGTAGgagatgcaatccttttgtagtaactcgtggggaccctttagtcccggttggtgttaccaaccgggactaaaatcCTTTGAGGCTTTAGTTcaggtttgtaacaccaactgggactaaaggtgtctccacggaTGAGCTTTTATTAAGGATCACCTTTAGTTCCTGTTGGTATTACCGGGTTTA is a genomic window containing:
- the LOC117837701 gene encoding uncharacterized protein gives rise to the protein MDFDKHKVQILDSFASETYLVPAYKVASQLELYLMTKFNLHTGYPKERDLKLEKQKNINDCGFHVLLYIQRYGRSDMYKIDTEQILCYRKQLAYELKHESNDHPSTSTLNLDDSPLHVYSARPPPGRSTTSPSVSGSLSATESDPLGAKKQSAEEEGTSSNRLVPNEKEEGAAAHTKRKRRRTEKAVGTPVVSQRPDTGAAAQELCNLLLKADPNSESNLISFPSLKMTIKEGVTFLRDGSATIEMLRETIKIIRGFEAKNPNRYKIIVGPMDMSTLDDTGSEAFKDAVKTQMVVPSIPQDCKMVKLLTH
- the LOC117839964 gene encoding uncharacterized protein, producing MMGLDLDSLKRRDIVEIIYNRTEVVDGTIVTHISNEQRIVVTVKRIEEILGLPRGIEGEEVILPKSAHKQVLDLFLQYPDTLNKDVPSKPNFKNSLIGAKNLINLMKKVPDSKDKVRCFLMVLLNRVLIPASGFHLNERQAALAWDLECVAKTDWCKVVFDDLSDCIVNKHSDTNFFGCSLVLLIAVFEAVVPSHCPKTKPSIIGYNKKTLKTLLDLIKGMVKECGTDEEDKMGQNGSFPDYEEDIHIIMKNMADHLNDVKHMLPEEQQESIESTLEAFDALTMRIWPLDLWDPFYKANVLEVDNDSDGSHIMVQIGDHMVTKTTFRESLKPDGWMSSFVMDAQCEIWRSQWPDKIILTNYASKELLDQNGTKSLDKELNEENVNNAKQVLLFSIIFLFDLVDSVNGGP